The sequence ATTCTTATGGCATCTATATTGAAATCAAAAAATATTCCTTGCAGGGTTCGTTCTGGATTTGCGCATTATTTTAATAACTATAGCGGTGACCACTGGATAAATCAGTATTGGGACAATAAAAAAGAAAAGTGGGTCACCTTTGACGCTGATGGATTTTTTGATAAGTCCATTGGGTTTGATCAATATAATATGCCTGAAAATAAATTTGATTGGGCGGCAAATACTTGGCTTGGAATTAGAAACAGCAAGTTAGATGCCAATAATTTTAAAAACGCAGATGGTTCTGTCGGGCTGATGCCAGTTCTTTGGGCAATATTTTATGATTTTCATAGTTTGATGAACAATGAAATTCTTTACAATCAACAGCCCAGCTATATTTACTTCAAATTTGATAAATTGACTGAAAAAGATTTTGAAGAAATTGATGAATTAGCCAAATTGATGTTAGAACCAGATAAAAACTTTGATGAATTAGTCAAGATTTGGAATACAAAAAAGAAATTCAGAATTTTAAATGGTCCACTTATTGGCGATAATGATCACTTTTAGTGGAAATAAATTTTTGCCCCTTTATTTAATAAAATGTTCCTGACTCAAACTCACTCCGCTATGCTCCGTGCCACGCTGCGCTCTCCTCCCTTCGGCCGTAGGGGGATTTAACAGGGCTTATGCGGAAACCTTGTTGCAATTCGGTTTCCCAAATTGCTCGCCAGGAGGTCGGAATTTTCTGGGTTGCCTGAAAATTCCTCCACTCGGCTCGCAACTTCGCATAAGCCCAATGTTAGTTTCAATTGAGAAAACGGCCAAAAAAACTTACGAAAATCTTATAGCTCTTATTTTATGATGCTCCACTTAGAACAACAAATGTATAAATTATGTCTTACAGCTTCACAATTAGCAAAAAAAGTTTCTTTAATTAACTTTTTTCCTGTAACTTTAAATCCTTCTTTTTCTAAGCATGAAATATAAAATTCTTCATCCCTAAATAAAATTGGATTTCCTGAATCTTTTAATATTGCTTTTGGATCAAAAATTTCTTTGCCATCAACAAGCTTATAATCGCCAGTTATTACTTGAAATAAGAATTTACCATCAGCTGTCAATGTTTCTTTTACTTCATTTAGACATTGCAGCAATTCTTCTTCTTTCAGATAATATAACATATCTTCACTAAATATAAAATCAAATGATTCGTTTAAATTTTTGATATCTGTTGCGATATTTCCATGTAAGACAATCGGAAACTTACTATTCCCTTTTAATTTATTTATATCATCAACTTTTCTTTTATCAATATCAATTCCATACGTTTTTGCTCCTCTCTTTTGCATTT comes from Candidatus Woesearchaeota archaeon and encodes:
- a CDS encoding class I SAM-dependent methyltransferase; this encodes MNETVEYWNKVQWSVFACPNPCLFRFMFHAGINIENKKVLDLGFGIGADLLEMQKRGAKTYGIDIDKRKVDDINKLKGNSKFPIVLHGNIATDIKNLNESFDFIFSEDMLYYLKEEELLQCLNEVKETLTADGKFLFQVITGDYKLVDGKEIFDPKAILKDSGNPILFRDEEFYISCLEKEGFKVTGKKLIKETFFANCEAVRHNLYICCSKWSIIK